In Acidobacteriota bacterium, a genomic segment contains:
- a CDS encoding sulfotransferase translates to MNMQSTRVIYISGAGRSGTTVLNDILDTVEGVAAFGEIWNTWTVAQDPAHLCGCGRLLAECETWFGVVGPNPVQDEIRTINEQRMAVARIRQGWRWRRLRDDDAFNAFAETVAGVYRSLASASGVDTVVDSSKTPAFALVAGSADSVDMRVVHLVRDPRAVIASWSRQKSVTFGTTVERLETRRFIRIVRQWIFFNTVGLSLLKRRFPTLVVRMEDLVANPATVVDAIRRFAEIDRSSPLVNQDGTITIGGAHTVAGNPDRFTIGPTLLRAPETWRTSLPLWKRVFVTVVTFLVMLRFGYYTWRGRARSDAIKQSPT, encoded by the coding sequence ATGAACATGCAATCAACGCGCGTCATATACATTTCGGGTGCCGGAAGGTCCGGCACGACAGTGCTCAACGACATTCTTGACACCGTCGAAGGGGTCGCGGCATTCGGCGAGATCTGGAACACGTGGACCGTCGCTCAAGACCCGGCACATCTCTGTGGGTGTGGCCGGTTGCTCGCGGAGTGTGAGACGTGGTTCGGTGTCGTCGGTCCGAATCCGGTCCAGGATGAGATCAGAACAATCAATGAGCAACGTATGGCTGTTGCACGTATCCGCCAGGGGTGGCGTTGGCGCCGACTCCGCGATGATGACGCTTTCAATGCGTTCGCTGAAACCGTCGCAGGCGTATACCGTTCGCTAGCATCGGCGAGTGGCGTGGACACGGTTGTCGACTCTTCAAAGACGCCTGCGTTTGCGCTGGTTGCGGGCTCGGCGGATAGCGTGGACATGCGTGTTGTCCACCTCGTCAGAGACCCTCGCGCGGTGATTGCAAGCTGGTCGCGCCAAAAGTCCGTGACATTTGGGACAACTGTCGAGCGTCTAGAAACCCGTAGGTTCATTAGGATCGTGCGCCAGTGGATCTTCTTCAACACCGTCGGCTTGAGCCTGTTGAAACGTAGGTTCCCGACGCTTGTCGTCAGGATGGAAGACTTGGTGGCGAACCCCGCCACGGTGGTGGATGCCATCCGCCGCTTTGCGGAGATTGATCGGTCGTCTCCTTTGGTAAACCAAGACGGCACAATCACTATCGGAGGTGCGCACACCGTGGCTGGAAATCCTGATCGGTTCACAATCGGGCCGACTTTGCTCCGTGCCCCGGAAACCTGGCGGACGAGTCTACCGCTGTGGAAGCGTGTGTTTGTAACCGTCGTGACTTTTCTTGTGATGCTGCGTTTCGGCTACTACACGTGGCGAGGAAGAGCGCGTTCCGACGCGATAAAGCAGTCTCCCACGTAG